Part of the Trichoderma asperellum chromosome 1, complete sequence genome is shown below.
TGATATACGTGATGACGCCGCCAGTTGAAGCATTCTGCGCGGCAGCTGAAGACGCCAGCGTCAGTAGCGTCGAAAAGAGAAGACTGTTCTTGGAAGCTGTCAAGTCGCACGCTCGGCTTGTAGCACTGTCCACTCGCGGAAGAGGGTTTAGATGGCATCTCATGGCGCTTCGAGAGATGTTGGAGCCTGGCGAGGAGCTCCCTGTTTTCTATAAGGATGAGGTTTTCAAAAGAACAAGCGAGAGACCCGTCTGTACCAGCTTTACGGAATTTGGGCTGCCAGAAATGGGGCGGTGTCAGCCTCATAAGGAGGATGTGTGGGTTGGCGTGCAAGTCTTTGACGAAAGGTGAGTAACAATATGACATGTGACAAACTTCTTGTCGCGAGGTGCAGTGAAGCTAATGGCGGATCTAGGGTGCAATTCACCGTTATTAACGGAGAAAGAAAGTCTGCGGAGTTTGTGGAACATCTGAAGGCGGCTGGTGAGGTTGTAAGGGGTATTATAGAAGCCAGCGCTGTATGATCAGTTGCGAGTATCGTCTCGCCATCACATAACAGAACCATGTATGGGAGCCGCCATATAACAGATATCGAATGTTTTTATCATATTGTTCTTTAATCTATTCCTTCTAGTTGGATTGGTTGCGATGCAAGCCAGCATCGTCCTCACTGTTATGGTTCATGTCGCGTAATGGAATCTCTGTGTCTAGTTTTTGGTATCCCTTCGTCCTCCTGTACTTCTTCACTCCATGCCTTACTCCAAACACGGTCAAGATTATAAATCCTATAATCACTGCGACAGACACCCAGACTCTGTACCCTCGTATACAGCACGGGTACCATGACATGAAAATGCCAACACCCCACTGCATCCACGTTTTCTTTTCACGTTCGTCGGGCATAAGTCCTTTTCGTACGAGATTTTTGACAATGGGGCCTTGTGGGCCAGATACAAATCGCTTTAGACCAAACTTTGGAACTGTCTTTTGTCGATCATCAGAATCCGGATATTGGGCATCGCCCCACATGCCGGTGTAGTAGAAGAAGGATGTCATGTTGGACGCAACCGTGGTGTTGGATATCGAGGTAAACAGGCGCGTTAGTCTAAAATTGGCTGGGTCAAGGTGATAGAAGTATGCCGAGAGGGCTGGATCCCACAGTTTGCCGGCATCACAATAGTCGATCAAGGCCGAATCATGGATGTGATCGCTGAATAGGAAATGTTGTTAACGCCATACACAGATCGTTGCGGTCGAGGTTGCAACTCACCCAGAAGTAGCGTAATTCGCGTGCGATCCGTATGCGCTGAACACAAGAGGCTGAGAAACTTATGTTAGGTGATATCCATGAAGTCTGAGTGTTTTCGCTGTCACGTACCCGCCCACTTTTCATAGAAAGTGTCATATCGTTCCAGTCATAAGCAGCACCACCGGCATGCTGGCTGTAGTAGATACCAGTGGGCTTGCTATCGCGGAATCGTATCATGTTGTGTTCCCTTCAAATTAATCGATTTAGCTCAACTGATTGCACAGACGAGCTGGGAGCTTGAGTCCACGAACCAGTCACCGACGTGGTCTCCAAAATGCATCCCATGCTCAGTATCTTCTATCAGGCGGTTTAGAGGTTCCACCACCTGCGTGATATTTGCGCCTCGATCGTATGagtaaaaatagaagaaaaaggcgtcAACGTCTCGGGGACTTCGTTCGACGAGGATCACAACACAAGGCGTTGCATTTGCAATCTTCCCGGATTCGTCGGGATCATGGCCGTAGAGCCATGCCGGCAGAGTTGTAACATCGTCATTGGAGGTCAGAGCGACTGTTTCACTACTAATATTGTTGAGGAGGGCGAGGTTATCGAGGTTCAGTTCTGGCAGATCGGGGACAAAGCTCTGGTTGACTGCAGGAGTTGTGTGACGAATGTGTTCGAGCAGATCTGATGGCCGGAAAGGATCATCTGAGTGTAGCCACACAAGCGGCGCTGTTTTCCTCGTTTTGAAATTAGCTTATGTATTCCTAATTGGGGTTATGCAGTATAGCCTTTAGTTAAGAGTCGTTTTGCTGCAGGTTCATACCGTATTTTGTCACATAGTCGGGAACAATGTGATTTGGCGCAGACAATATGGGCGAGGCTGTGCTTCGGGTCCAAGGCTTTGCAAGGACGCAGAGGAACTGGCCggccagcagcgcagcgctCAGACTAGGAAAGAAGTGTTTTctggccatctccagcctgcGCTCGACACCTCAAGCCGGGAAGTGTGCGGTTCTAAATATGCAGCCGGCGGTGCCGGGCGCTCCATTGCGATGGAAGAGACATTGTGGATTTGTTTAGTTGGTTACCAGAAGGGTTTAGAGGAATTGAGCTCTATCAACTGTTACTTTCATGTGCCATTCACACGTAAGCAGCCCCGCCGTCGGTGGGCCAGTAAATTGTAAAAGGCAATGCAAGGACATTGTATGGAAGTTATCGAAGTGAATGCTGAATGAGATGATGGTAGAAGAACTGAATTGCTATCTTATCATAAAATCCAAGACTTTAACAGTAGTCAGGTTTCAGAATAATACCATTAGCCCTCAATTGGTCAAATGCAAGATATTAATTGTGTTGTACAGAACCATAGGCCAATCAGAGACAGGGTGTTTACGTATGGCAATATCCTCTCTGAGCTAGCATCGTCCATAATGCGGAGTAAACATTGCTACCCTTGACCATGATCAAAACCGTCTGCGTCCAACATTTTATAGCTTACTCAGGCTGAAAATAACATATACCCTAATAAACTGAAAGATATGGTTGCAATCCAAATATTGAGAGCAATTAACTCATATGTGTCGTAGGCAAAGGTCTCATTATTTCACTTGTGTGATTGAATTGTTAGAAAGGCTATTTAGCGTCGAATACCTGGTAGTGTTCACCTGTTACTATAAGACCAGGCCCTACTCTTGGAAGCTACGACAGCAGTATCTCAAACGATGAAGACATCATATGAGGAATGCGTATAAATATCAATGATATAGATGGCAATTCTGCTACCGGCCTTTCCCCCCTGAGCTTAAAATTGCTCTGACAATAAACAGAGCTGGCATAGAGCGAGCGACGAGTAAGCGGTGATGTCATAGCTAGCAGATTTAGCGTCTTTAGTGCTGCTCCAGTTTAAGAACTGTAGGCGTGTTTGGTAATTCTTAGAAGTAGGACTAGTTCAATGAGATAGCTCTTCAACGCCCATTGAATCGATTGTAACAACAAGTGTGTGATGGAGAGCTTGCATGAAAAGTTTTGTAAAAAGGTGGTATTGTGTGTAAATTCTATCCATGTCTAGCATGTATCAtgtaatctttcttttccagaaATCATTATTCGCCGCTCTACTGTAACATTGTAGCCTTGACTCCCATCTAAGCAATCGCTCGTGATATTTCATATGGCCGCCTCGCTTTTTCTCTCACCATGCTCACTTTTCTACTGATTTTTCCGTCTTCAGTGCCCTACTAGCACTGGGCCAACTTAGACTTGGCACGAAGCTGGGCACCCTTCTTGTAAATGTACCAGGTTGCCGGAATACCAAGCACGTTCAGACAGGCGAGGATAGTCACACCTTCGTGGGTGCCCACGTTGATAAACAGGGGCCGTGCAATGTGGACTGCCGAGCATGCAATCAAAGATCTGGCAATGCCATTGGATGTGTAGATCGATGCCGTGTACTGCGTGTACGAAACTGGGACATAAGTGAAGAGTGCCATGATAATCCAAAACATTCCAACGCAAAACGTCACAACACCAATCATAGGAGCAATCCAGTGTATATGAACGTAATGAGTCCAGGCAAAGATGAAGCGGCCAATGGGAGTCAAAATTGAGCCAGCAAGAGCAGGAATCAGACGTTGCTCGTGGTTGTCGAAACCGTTCTTGATGTTATCGGGAATCATGTAGTAGCGCAGAAAGATGACGTAAAATACCGTGCCAATGGTGGCACCGATACCGCAGCACTGAAATACCAGGCCGATTTCTCCAAGGTTGAAGCCGTAGATGGGGATGAAGACGAGAGGGAAAACTtcaaagaagcagaagaagacgccgTAGAAGAAGGCGGTATACAAGTGGACATATGCAACAGCGGGGCCCTTGACGGCAATCTCAAAAGGCCTGATGAGAGTCTCCATCACAATGCTTGTCGCTGTCATACCTCGCTGGTCAAGTTCACCCTGACACTGGAGTCTTGAATCGCCGGTAAGTGCTCGAAGGCGCTGCGCACGTCTGAGCAAAATATTGGAAGGGGATGTCTCTGGTGTAAGGAACAGAAGCATCAACAGCATAGGTGCTGACCACCAGGTGATTAACCACATgggccatctccagccatgtGCCATTGCGGCGAAGCCACTACTCACGGTTCTATAGAGTATCAGTCAGTAAATTGTTGTCATCAAAAAGATTGAGAATTGTAAACGTACCCAATGGGAGGAGCCCACCAGAAGGCCAGAATCCACGCCACCAGACCATACGGGAAATACAGAAAGGGAACGACATTGCCAACACTAGCACTACCAATGGCAATACCAACGCTGCCAAAGAAGCCTTGGAAAATCCGCAGGGTAATCAATCCATCAAAGTTATTGACGGTAGCGGTAGGAAAGCTGAGGGCAAAGGTAACAATGAACGAGAGCGAATACACCCAGCCTCTGCCGATGACGGGAATTTCTGTGATGGGGCCGAAGAATAGGGGACCAAAACCATATACTAGGACGAACATTGACAGACCGAGGAGGACCGTTTGGTTTCCCACACCAAAGTGAGCCTGAATGCCAGGTTCAGAGGTAGCGTAGAGTGAACCTGCCATGTAGGCAATCATGGTGTATAAGCTCATGACAATGGCAACCCATGCTCTCTTCCCCGTCGACCAATTCTGGGGATTCGCAGCATCATCGGTAGAATACCAGTCGACGAGAATAGTGCTGTCAGACGTCTTTACTGGAGCGATAGGGACCGACTTTGTTTTGTGAAGCTCAATACCGTCTGCGTCTAATGAGCTTCTGTGAGCCTCCACATCCGCGTCGTTATTCTGAAATGTGGATGCAGGACTGGCTCCTCTTGCTGCagattcttcttcattctttaGTAAAAGCTGATACTCGGGAGGTAGAACGTAGCCTGGCTTCTCTTCTGGACGAAGAAATAGTCTCTTGCCACCTGTCATGTTTTAGGCTTGTATTTAGGTTTGATTCAATACGTGTACCACTGTATAATTACTCGTAGGGATGGGGACTATATTTTCGCTGGCCTCCCTTAGCTTCATGAGAATATAATTATGCTACGAGAATTCCTTTTAACGCTACAACTCTCATACCAAGGGCGAGATGAGATGTGTGACGAGAGGTTGCAGGGAAAGGCCACTTCCGTATTGTCGTCAAATGACCCAACTCTCACAGATCACTTAATGATACCACGTCACGATCATCAACATTGCGACCTTACGATGTAAGGATAACCTACCTTTTgaaaaactaataaatacGTCAGCGGTACTAGGGTGACGGAAGTATCCGTGTAAACTAGGACAGAAAGTTCCGTACAGAAGTAAGACGGCCGACGTGGCTGCTTTGTGCCTGATGGGCTGTTTGATGTATACCGTCGTATTCCCCTAGGGATTTGCCTATTTCGTCAAGAACCTTTTTCTATCAACAAACTAGTGTCACGTTCCACTAATCATCTACCAGAATGCCGAGGATAACAAACATATGCCAATACTCCATCCTTCTTATCTTTGCAATATTCTGCAGATGGAGACATCTCCGAGTTATTACTATTGCAACATTTTTTCACCCACGGAGTGGCTATTTCGCGTGCCAGCTGTGTTAAGATACGTTCAGGAGATAGAATTACGAGAGATGATTCCGAAATTTGGCTAATGCTGGGTTCAGGCAATGGCAGAGTTGGTATGGCGGCGTTGGGAAGGGAGAAGCTGCGGGATGCAGAAATCATATAGAACATCATGGACAACGCACATCTGCATAGTTCTTGGAGGTAGCAAGAAACGTGAAAGGGCTATGTCCTAACAAATGCAAGTATAAAGCTGTTAGTTCAGTATTGGGAGTTTAGAATGTTAATTCTTGAGGCTAGATTGCGTGGCATCGTCTTAGCAGTGTCATCAGATGTTGTCTTGCACCGGATATGCGATATACCAAGCTTTTGATGCTTGAAATAATATCTCGTTCCCGATACTTGGATATCAGCTTTATACGAGACGGAAACGAGATGTTCTAGTTACGGTGGATTAGACCGATCCAAGTTACGGCAAGGCAGCAATGCTCCAATGGTACAACTTGCTATGCACAGTAGCTTTATGTGGAACTCCAGAGAATCTGTCAAAGAGcaacagcttcttcagcagtTCTGGATAAACAAGAAGTTTTGTGGTCAAAATTCTCACTAGACAGAGAAATAGCATGGCAAGTGACCAGTAAAATAATAGACAGCGAGATACATGTGTGCACAATCAATAGTGATACGTGCAGTGCTCTGAGAAGAATAGCGCGATTTGTATGTGTGCCCCATGTATTATTGCTTGCTGATCgcttctcggcctcggcTGCAATCTATTTTTGCAGAGCGCTTGGTTGATGCCGAAATCCGAAAATTTTCCCTTGCCTCCCAATTTTTCGCCACGTCAAAACTAAGACATATGTCTTAACTCACCATGTGCAATGAAAGCTATAACAATACACTCTAAAAGATACCAATAGATGAAAAAGCTCATccatttttttattataatttttatttttatttttttggtTCGCTGTTTTCGGAATTGGGGAGGAAACCCTAGGCTTTGGCTGAGTGCGGGTTGTGTTACATTATGGCAAACTAAACTTGAGTCAGTGAAGCCCAGGTATACCAGCCACGCAATGTGAAACATATTCAGCATCCGCGTTTTCGCGTCTTCATACAGCTGTTTTGACGGTGTTTTCTTCAagtaaactaataaaaatgctcTTTAACTATGTTAACTATGCGTTGTGAATTGAGTCAAGATCTGGTGTGCGTGTTGCAACACCTCTACAGAGAAAAATGCGTTGGAATAAACGGTTCTGCAGAATCCGATGGCTCTCATCTCTATCGGATGCCCAAACAGCACTTTATCGCATTATTCCAACGTGTAGGGTTCCACAGAATTCGCGTGCATGTGAGACTATGTGAGACTATGCGAGGCTCTTTGTGCGAGCTCTTCCGAGTCTGAGTCGTGCTTCATACAAGCTACTGGTTGAATTTGCAACTCGAGTCCATTTTAGTGGgcctcgtcgtcattgctCGTGTGCGCTGATAAGAGATTTTTTCTATCAACCAATCTTCGACTCCATGACTCCATGTGAGGCTTTGGAACGAGCGTCAATACTgcccctttttctttgttttgttttgttttgcgaATGAGTCTCTTCCAACTCCGCGTGCACAATGGAGAAGATTGAGAATGACATTGCGGCCGAGCCGGCGTTGGAGAGCCAGATCATCTCCGACGAAGAGGCATCCACCAGCGGCTTCTTTGCTCGCGCAAACCAGCGGATCCTCAACCTCAAGCACTTCGAGGCTCGCGGTATCGAGCGGGTGCCGGAAGATGAGCGGCTGGAAAAGGTCGGCGCCTCCAACTACCTGCAGATGACGATGCTGTGGTTTAGCACCAACATCACCGCCAACAACATGGCTCTTGGCATGCTGGGGCCGCTCGACTATTCCCTAGGCTTTACAGACGCGGCGCTATGCGCGACTTTTGGCGCCGTCTTGGGGGCCATTGGCGTCGCCTACATCAGCACGTTTGGCCCGGCCAGCGGGAATCGCACAATGGTATGAAACGAGttgttctttgtttttccctctttgttTCGAGTTTCACTTTCGTttcctctcttgtctctcctGTTGAACCGCAGGGCTTGGCGATTGTGATTCTGGTAAAAAAGCCTCTTTGCAGCTCTGATGGTTGTTTTGCTCTTAGGTCTTGGCGAGATACTTCATGGGCTACTGGCCCAGCAAGATCTGCACCATCTTGAACATTGTGATTATGCTGGGATATGGCATGATTGACTGTCTCGTAGGAGGTCAGATCCTGTCGGCCGTTGCTGATGGCGGGCTGAGCGTCATTGTCGGCATCATTATAATTGCTGTCATCTCTTGGGTTATTGTCGTCTTTGGCATGTCAACCTTCCAAACATACGAAAGGTAGGCGGACAATATGGGCTCCGTTTTCACCACCATTCGGCAGACTGACAGCACTAGGTGGGCTTGGGTTCCGCAACTCATTGCAGCATTTGTCCTGGTCGGTTCCGCCGGCACCAAATTCGACACCTCTATCCAGTCAACTGGAAGCGCGTCAACCATCAGGGGCAACCGCCTCTCGTTCTTCTCGCTGTGCCTGTCTTCATCCATTGCCTGGGCacccgcagcagcagacttTTACGTCTACTACCCCGAAAACACCAAGAAGTGGAAGACATTCGCCATGACGGCCGCAGGCGTGGGCCTTGCCATGAGCTTTGCATATCTCCTAGGCGTTGGCCTTGCATCCGGGACCTTTACCCAGCCATCGTGGAGCGCTGCCAACGACGTGTCTTCTGGAGCGCTCATCGTCGAAGGATACCACGGCCTGGGGGGTTTTGGAAAGTTTCTCGGCGTCCTCGTTGCCCTCGGCCTCGTCGCGAACAACATCCCCGGCACATATTCTGCGGCTTTGTGCTTTCAGGTGCTTGGCCGATACGGCGCGCGAATCCCGCGATGGATTCTTTCGTGTGTCGGCGCCATCATCTATACTGCGTGTGCTTTGGGTGGACGCAACTACCTCTATGACATTTTTGAGAACTTTTTGGCTCTCATGGGCTATTGGGttaccatcttcatcgtcatcacgcTGGAAGAGCACTTGATTTTTCGTAGAACTCGTGGGTTTGACTGGACAGCTTGGTCTGATCCTTCACGGTTGCCGCTGGGCCTTGCTGCCTTTGCAGCGTTTATCGTCGGATGGGTCGGAGCCATCTTATGCATGTATCAAGTCTATTACGTTGGTCCCATTGCCAAGCTCGCCAGTCCAACAGGGGCTGATCTTGGCATTTGGGTCGGCTCATCATGGGCCATGATTGTATTCCCCCCATTGCGCTGGCTGGAACTGCGCAAGATTGGTCGATGAAGCCTATTTACGACATTTGCATACTAACATTTACCGTTGGAACTAACTGGATAGAATATACTGCATAAGCGTGCATCACTGCTGAAATAATAGAATAGACATCTTTTTTTGAATATAAACTGGGTACAAATCATACTTGCTTGCCTTAACCATACTTtcatattaattattagaaTTGACGCTGTGGACAATAAAATGATAAGAGAGACAGAGCTTATGTTCGTGTCTGAGCATACAAGTCGGGACTCTTAACAGCCGTTTAGGCTAGTTGGAGAGCGCCAGTTTCGGCTTCCAATTTGCCACAAATTCCCAACTCCAGTGTCAGCAAAGgtgcaaaaagagagagagagagagagagagaaaagaaaaaggaaagataaAGAGGGAGGAAACAATTACACGTCTTCCAAACATACCAAACCTCTATAGACTGATATCAATATTGGACTCGCATCAACGTATCGGATCCGATAATCCCTGCTAGTCCAGGATGGAAAGCTTTCTAGACAGGCTAGACTGGGGGCCCTGGCAACTAGGCAGTCAACATTAGCGATGCAAACCAGTGAACGCGAGTTTAGGGTCTTCGGTTCCGATTTCTTACAGAACAGCAATGGGACGACGCTAAGTCTGGCACTGGTCTTCACCACATGATCCTTCAGGATGTTGAGTCTTGGTGTCTTTCCCGGAGCATAATCACTACCCCACTTCAGATCACTCCAGTCTATTCGAACCTTGCTCCTAGCAGACGCCCACAATTTGGGAATTGAATCGCCTAACAAGACCCCCTACGATGCTTGGCAGAGTCCAGAATCAGGGTAGCATGAGAAGTCATTGCTATACATGTAGTAGCTTGTCAAGCTCCCCCACAACCCAAAATGCTTCTTTCTACGCCATGTCACCTTACCATCGCTGTAACGCTAGGGTGGCCCACAGTCCCCAAAGCTCGCTGGGGACGGGGACATTGTCTCTTTGCAAGGTTGAACAACACTCGGGAGGCGACCGAATTGTTCTTTAACCTTAGATtgtatctat
Proteins encoded:
- a CDS encoding uncharacterized protein (antiSMASH:Cluster_1.6~TransMembrane:12 (i105-126o138-161i173-192o198-217i224-243o263-282i350-372o378-399i420-439o445-469i481-502o514-533i)), with amino-acid sequence MTGGKRLFLRPEEKPGYVLPPEYQLLLKNEEESAARGASPASTFQNNDADVEAHRSSLDADGIELHKTKSVPIAPVKTSDSTILVDWYSTDDAANPQNWSTGKRAWVAIVMSLYTMIAYMAGSLYATSEPGIQAHFGVGNQTVLLGLSMFVLVYGFGPLFFGPITEIPVIGRGWVYSLSFIVTFALSFPTATVNNFDGLITLRIFQGFFGSVGIAIGSASVGNVVPFLYFPYGLVAWILAFWWAPPIGTVSSGFAAMAHGWRWPMWLITWWSAPMLLMLLFLTPETSPSNILLRRAQRLRALTGDSRLQCQGELDQRGMTATSIVMETLIRPFEIAVKGPAVAYVHLYTAFFYGVFFCFFEVFPLVFIPIYGFNLGEIGLVFQCCGIGATIGTVFYVIFLRYYMIPDNIKNGFDNHEQRLIPALAGSILTPIGRFIFAWTHYVHIHWIAPMIGVVTFCVGMFWIIMALFTYVPVSYTQYTASIYTSNGIARSLIACSAVHIARPLFINVGTHEGVTILACLNVLGIPATWYIYKKGAQLRAKSKLAQC
- a CDS encoding uncharacterized protein (EggNog:ENOG41~antiSMASH:Cluster_1.6~TransMembrane:10 (i12-32o38-59i71-88o108-130i142-164o198-222i234-257o263-285i306-328o343-362i)) codes for the protein MGYWPSKICTILNIVIMLGYGMIDCLVGGQILSAVADGGLSVIVGIIIIAVISWVIVVFGMSTFQTYERWAWVPQLIAAFVLVGSAGTKFDTSIQSTGSASTIRGNRLSFFSLCLSSSIAWAPAAADFYVYYPENTKKWKTFAMTAAGVGLAMSFAYLLGVGLASGTFTQPSWSAANDVSSGALIVEGYHGLGGFGKFLGVLVALGLVANNIPGTYSAALCFQVLGRYGARIPRWILSCVGAIIYTACALGGRNYLYDIFENFLALMGYWVTIFIVITLEEHLIFRRTRGFDWTAWSDPSRLPLGLAAFAAFIVGWVGAILCMYQVYYVGPIAKLASPTGADLGIWVGSSWAMIVFPPLRWLELRKIGR
- a CDS encoding uncharacterized protein (EggNog:ENOG41~antiSMASH:Cluster_1.6~TransMembrane:1 (n10-20c24/25o379-399i)~SECRETED:SignalP(1-24)), whose translation is MARKHFFPSLSAALLAGQFLCVLAKPWTRSTASPILSAPNHIVPDYVTKYAPLVWLHSDDPFRPSDLLEHIRHTTPAVNQSFVPDLPELNLDNLALLNNISSETVALTSNDDVTTLPAWLYGHDPDESGKIANATPCVVILVERSPRDVDAFFFYFYSYDRGANITQVVEPLNRLIEDTEHGMHFGDHVGDWEHNMIRFRDSKPTGIYYSQHAGGAAYDWNDMTLSMKSGRPLVFSAYGSHANYATSGDHIHDSALIDYCDAGKLWDPALSAYFYHLDPANFRLTRLFTSISNTTVASNMTSFFYYTGMWGDAQYPDSDDRQKTVPKFGLKRFVSGPQGPIVKNLVRKGLMPDEREKKTWMQWGVGIFMSWYPCCIRGYRVWVSVAVIIGFIILTVFGVRHGVKKYRRTKGYQKLDTEIPLRDMNHNSEDDAGLHRNQSN
- a CDS encoding uncharacterized protein (EggNog:ENOG41~antiSMASH:Cluster_1.6~TransMembrane:11 (o92-117i138-158o173-194i206-223o243-265i277-299o333-357i369-392o398-420i441-463o478-497i)) encodes the protein MEKIENDIAAEPALESQIISDEEASTSGFFARANQRILNLKHFEARGIERVPEDERLEKVGASNYLQMTMLWFSTNITANNMALGMLGPLDYSLGFTDAALCATFGAVLGAIGVAYISTFGPASGNRTMVLARYFMGYWPSKICTILNIVIMLGYGMIDCLVGGQILSAVADGGLSVIVGIIIIAVISWVIVVFGMSTFQTYERWAWVPQLIAAFVLVGSAGTKFDTSIQSTGSASTIRGNRLSFFSLCLSSSIAWAPAAADFYVYYPENTKKWKTFAMTAAGVGLAMSFAYLLGVGLASGTFTQPSWSAANDVSSGALIVEGYHGLGGFGKFLGVLVALGLVANNIPGTYSAALCFQVLGRYGARIPRWILSCVGAIIYTACALGGRNYLYDIFENFLALMGYWVTIFIVITLEEHLIFRRTRGFDWTAWSDPSRLPLGLAAFAAFIVGWVGAILCMYQVYYVGPIAKLASPTGADLGIWVGSSWAMIVFPPLRWLELRKIGR